One Kitasatospora sp. MAP12-44 DNA segment encodes these proteins:
- a CDS encoding DUF1015 domain-containing protein — protein MSAPSAESGAKTSPGGPGDPGRVAAAGLSLSPFRGLRYVPERVGTLAAVTSPPYDVVDPHRRLGLETADPHNVVRLILPRPEPEDTGERSDRDTRYRHAARLLKKWVREGVLAADPQPALYVYEQRTSDDSPGGELLQRGLIGALAVSGREGGVVLPHEDVMPRPVADRVGLMRTTRANLEPLLLTYRGGGGAAGVIERTVEREPLLTTTTSDGTHHRLWAVTDPAELAEVTRDLATCRALIADGHHRWEMYLRLQREHRHLPFSPWDRGMVLLVDTARYPLRVRAIHRVLYRLPLQRALAALDEGGWSVRQLAGPLEQALAALTEAKQSGGNAFLLTAGDGGYHLLTGPDEALLNATVPKDRPEEWRRLDATVLHATLLEHTWRVPDGPDDIGYLHAAAAAEREAARTGGTAVLLHPVDEGVVRRLAEQGVTMPRKSTSFGPKPASGLVLRSLELG, from the coding sequence ATGAGTGCACCCAGTGCAGAAAGCGGAGCCAAGACTTCGCCCGGCGGCCCCGGCGATCCCGGGCGCGTCGCTGCGGCAGGGCTCTCCCTGTCGCCCTTCCGCGGACTGCGATACGTACCCGAACGGGTCGGCACGCTGGCTGCGGTCACGTCGCCACCGTACGACGTGGTCGACCCCCACCGACGGCTCGGTCTGGAGACCGCCGACCCGCACAACGTGGTCCGGCTCATCCTCCCGCGCCCCGAGCCCGAGGACACCGGCGAGCGCTCCGACCGCGACACCCGCTACCGGCACGCCGCGCGACTGCTCAAGAAGTGGGTGCGGGAGGGGGTGCTGGCCGCCGACCCGCAGCCGGCGCTGTACGTGTACGAGCAGCGCACCAGCGACGACAGCCCCGGCGGCGAGCTGCTGCAGCGCGGCCTGATCGGCGCGCTCGCGGTCAGCGGCCGGGAGGGCGGCGTGGTGCTGCCGCACGAGGACGTGATGCCGCGGCCGGTCGCCGACCGGGTCGGCCTGATGCGCACCACCCGGGCCAACCTGGAACCCCTGCTGCTCACCTACCGCGGCGGCGGCGGGGCGGCCGGGGTGATCGAGCGGACCGTCGAGCGCGAGCCGCTGCTCACCACGACCACCAGCGACGGCACCCACCACCGCCTCTGGGCCGTCACCGACCCCGCCGAACTGGCCGAGGTGACACGCGATCTGGCCACCTGCCGGGCGCTGATCGCGGACGGGCACCACCGCTGGGAGATGTACCTGCGGCTGCAACGCGAGCACCGGCACCTGCCGTTCAGCCCGTGGGACCGGGGCATGGTGCTGCTGGTGGACACCGCGCGCTACCCGCTGCGGGTCCGGGCCATCCACCGGGTGCTCTACCGGCTCCCGCTGCAGCGCGCGCTGGCCGCGCTGGACGAGGGCGGCTGGTCGGTCCGGCAGCTGGCGGGCCCGCTGGAGCAGGCGCTGGCAGCGCTGACCGAGGCCAAGCAGAGCGGCGGCAACGCCTTCCTGCTGACCGCCGGGGACGGCGGCTACCACCTGCTCACCGGCCCCGACGAGGCGCTGCTGAACGCCACCGTGCCCAAGGACCGGCCCGAGGAGTGGCGCCGGCTGGACGCCACCGTGCTGCACGCGACCCTGCTGGAGCACACCTGGCGGGTCCCGGACGGCCCCGACGACATCGGCTATCTGCACGCCGCCGCGGCCGCCGAGCGCGAGGCCGCGCGCACCGGCGGCACGGCTGTACTGCTGCACCCGGTCGACGAGGGGGTGGTCCGCCGGCTGGCCGAGCAGGGGGTCACGATGCCCCGCAAGTCCACGTCGTTCGGGCCCAAGCCGGCCAGCGGACTGGTGCTGCGCAGCCTCGAACTGGGCTGA
- a CDS encoding tetratricopeptide repeat protein, translated as MSEGQGQGTGGGAERPPVTSGGPGEPQGDVYDWFRRGEQLLATGHPAAAEQLLARAAAAEPDSKSIREALARAQYDAGSYAGAVENFRAIAKADPSDDYAQFGWGIAAARLGDFETSVKHLALAVAMRPEAAHYRAALRQSRATLAARSGAYGPLQPGAPGYVPPQQTESGADAGPPAARDDDPKDEEDHA; from the coding sequence ATGAGTGAGGGGCAGGGGCAGGGGACCGGCGGTGGGGCCGAGCGTCCGCCGGTCACGAGCGGTGGACCGGGCGAGCCGCAGGGGGACGTGTACGACTGGTTCCGGCGCGGTGAGCAGCTGCTGGCCACCGGGCATCCGGCCGCGGCCGAGCAGTTGCTGGCCCGGGCGGCGGCCGCCGAGCCGGACTCCAAGAGCATCCGGGAGGCCCTGGCCAGGGCGCAGTACGACGCGGGTTCGTACGCGGGGGCGGTGGAGAACTTCCGGGCCATCGCGAAGGCCGATCCGTCGGACGACTACGCTCAGTTCGGCTGGGGGATCGCGGCGGCCAGGCTCGGCGACTTCGAGACCTCGGTGAAGCATCTGGCGCTGGCGGTGGCCATGCGGCCGGAGGCTGCCCACTACCGGGCGGCGCTGCGGCAGAGCAGGGCGACCCTGGCGGCCCGGTCGGGCGCGTACGGTCCGCTGCAGCCCGGAGCGCCGGGGTACGTGCCGCCGCAGCAGACCGAGTCCGGCGCCGACGCCGGGCCGCCGGCCGCCCGCGACGACGACCCGAAGGACGAGGAAGACCACGCATGA
- a CDS encoding HAD-IIA family hydrolase: MTDTQPRAVLQAPGSSERPLLEAYDTALLDLDGVVYAGADAIEHAVDSLAAARAGGMRLAYVTNNASRPPRVVAEHLTELGVPAEPGDVINSAQAAARLVAAKVPAGAKVLVIGGAGLVEALAEHGLLAVASLADGPAAVVQGFDPSVGWAQLAEASYAVASGLPWVASNTDLSIPTARGVAPGNGTLVAAVRAATGAEPEVAGKPQPPMHRETVLRTGAKRPLVVGDRLDTDIEGAYNGGVDSLLVFTGVCTPAELLGAPVQHRPTYLAADLRGLLEAQPAVERLPDGSFRCRGRQARVQDGELRLTGTGDRYDGLRALCAAAWVALDRDGRPADGRKALAELGF, from the coding sequence ATGACGGACACCCAGCCCCGCGCAGTTCTCCAGGCCCCCGGGTCGAGCGAGCGACCGCTGCTGGAGGCGTACGACACGGCGCTGCTCGACCTGGACGGCGTCGTCTACGCCGGCGCGGACGCGATCGAGCACGCCGTGGACTCGCTGGCGGCGGCCCGGGCGGGCGGCATGCGGCTCGCGTACGTGACCAACAACGCCTCCCGGCCGCCCCGGGTGGTCGCCGAGCACCTCACCGAGCTGGGCGTCCCGGCCGAGCCGGGTGACGTGATCAACTCGGCGCAGGCCGCCGCGCGACTGGTCGCCGCGAAGGTGCCGGCGGGAGCGAAGGTGCTGGTCATCGGCGGTGCCGGCCTGGTCGAGGCGCTCGCCGAGCACGGTCTGCTGGCGGTCGCCTCGCTGGCGGACGGCCCGGCGGCGGTGGTCCAGGGCTTCGACCCGTCGGTGGGCTGGGCCCAGCTGGCCGAGGCCTCCTACGCGGTGGCGTCCGGGCTGCCCTGGGTGGCCTCCAACACCGACCTGTCGATCCCGACCGCACGCGGTGTCGCGCCCGGCAACGGGACGCTGGTCGCCGCCGTCCGCGCCGCGACCGGCGCCGAGCCCGAGGTGGCCGGAAAGCCGCAGCCGCCGATGCACCGCGAGACGGTGCTGCGGACCGGGGCGAAGCGTCCGCTGGTGGTCGGCGACCGCTTGGACACCGACATCGAGGGTGCCTACAACGGCGGCGTGGACAGCCTGCTGGTCTTCACCGGGGTCTGCACGCCCGCCGAGCTCCTGGGCGCCCCGGTGCAGCACCGGCCGACCTATCTGGCCGCCGACCTGCGCGGACTGCTGGAGGCGCAGCCGGCGGTCGAGCGGCTGCCGGACGGGTCGTTCCGCTGCCGTGGCCGGCAGGCGCGCGTGCAGGACGGCGAGCTGCGGCTGACCGGGACGGGCGACCGGTACGACGGGCTGCGCGCGCTGTGCGCGGCGGCCTGGGTGGCGCTGGATCGGGACGGCCGACCGGCGGACGGCCGAAAGGCGCTGGCCGAGCTGGGGTTCTGA
- a CDS encoding SCP2 sterol-binding domain-containing protein, which produces MADTDECREALEQLSRNLGRANGNVKQAAALDRTLSCRLTDLDLTFTGTLREGRIQGLAEAPGAPVGRADIRLTMASDDLVALVGGRLNFASAWATGRVRLEAGIRDLLRLRTLL; this is translated from the coding sequence ATGGCCGACACCGACGAGTGCCGCGAGGCGCTGGAACAGCTCAGCCGCAACCTCGGACGCGCCAACGGCAACGTCAAGCAGGCCGCCGCCCTGGACCGCACGCTCAGCTGCCGGCTCACCGACCTCGACCTGACGTTCACCGGCACCCTGCGCGAGGGCCGGATCCAGGGCCTGGCCGAGGCACCGGGCGCTCCGGTGGGCCGGGCCGACATCCGGCTGACGATGGCCAGCGACGACCTGGTGGCCCTGGTCGGCGGGCGGCTGAACTTCGCCTCCGCCTGGGCCACCGGTCGCGTCAGGCTGGAGGCGGGCATCCGCGACCTGCTCCGGCTGCGCACCCTGCTCTGA
- a CDS encoding TlyA family RNA methyltransferase, with protein sequence MARRRLDAELVRRNLARSREHASELIAAGRVSVGGATATKPATQVETSAAVVVAKDENDPDYVSRGGHKLAGAFAAFAPQGLRVDGRRALDAGASTGGFTDVLLRSGAAHVLAVDVGYGQLAWSLQSDERVTVMDRTNVRELTLEQIGGVPVDLVVGDLSFISLGLVLPALAACAGPDADLVLMVKPQFEIGKERLGSGGVVRSPQLRAEMVCQVAARAWELGLGVRAVTASPLPGPSGNVEYFLWLRRDAPQLDPAEADRAVAEGPR encoded by the coding sequence GTGGCACGACGCCGACTCGACGCAGAGCTGGTCCGCCGCAATCTGGCGCGTTCCCGCGAGCACGCCAGCGAGCTGATCGCGGCCGGCCGGGTGAGCGTCGGCGGCGCCACCGCGACCAAGCCGGCCACCCAGGTGGAGACCTCGGCCGCCGTCGTCGTCGCCAAGGACGAGAACGACCCCGACTACGTCTCGCGCGGCGGTCACAAGCTGGCCGGCGCCTTCGCGGCCTTCGCCCCGCAGGGGCTGCGGGTCGATGGCCGCCGGGCGCTCGACGCGGGCGCCTCCACCGGCGGCTTCACCGACGTGCTGCTGCGCTCCGGCGCCGCGCACGTGCTGGCGGTGGACGTCGGCTACGGCCAGCTCGCCTGGTCGCTGCAGAGCGACGAGCGGGTCACCGTGATGGACCGCACCAACGTCCGCGAGCTCACCCTGGAGCAGATCGGCGGGGTGCCGGTCGACCTGGTGGTCGGCGACCTCTCGTTCATCTCGCTCGGCCTGGTGCTGCCCGCGCTGGCGGCCTGCGCGGGCCCGGACGCGGACCTGGTGCTGATGGTCAAGCCGCAGTTCGAGATCGGCAAGGAGCGGCTGGGCAGCGGCGGAGTGGTCCGCAGTCCGCAGCTGCGGGCCGAGATGGTTTGTCAGGTCGCGGCCCGCGCTTGGGAGTTGGGTCTTGGAGTTCGTGCGGTAACGGCCAGTCCGCTGCCGGGTCCTTCGGGTAATGTCGAGTACTTCCTGTGGCTTCGTCGCGACGCTCCGCAGCTCGACCCGGCCGAGGCTGACCGGGCCGTCGCGGAGGGTCCCCGCTAG
- a CDS encoding NAD kinase: MSEGRTVFLIAHTGREAALRSVEQLVQGLLKAGIRIRLLAAEAVDLDLPEGVETVQAGHGAADGCELILVAGGDGTLLRGAELSRDTGLPMLGINLGRVGFLAEAERDDLAVVVERVVDGAYEVEERMTLDVLVRTNGDVVHEDWALNEASVEKASRERMLEVVTEVDGRPVSNFGCDGVVLSTPTGSTAYAFSGGGPVVWPEVEALLMVPISAHALFARPLVTSPDSVLAVEVQPKTPHGVLWCDGRRSFELPAGARVEVRRGKVPVRLARLHRAPFTDRLVAKFALPVTGWRGRSGTC, from the coding sequence TTGAGCGAGGGACGTACGGTCTTCCTGATCGCGCACACCGGTCGGGAGGCCGCGCTGCGCAGCGTCGAGCAGCTGGTCCAGGGCCTGCTGAAGGCCGGGATCAGGATCCGCCTGCTGGCCGCCGAGGCGGTCGACCTCGACCTGCCGGAGGGCGTGGAGACCGTCCAGGCCGGGCACGGCGCGGCGGACGGCTGCGAGCTGATCCTGGTGGCGGGCGGTGACGGCACGCTGCTGCGCGGAGCCGAGCTGTCCCGGGACACCGGCCTGCCGATGCTCGGCATCAACCTGGGCCGGGTCGGCTTCCTGGCCGAGGCCGAGCGCGACGACCTCGCTGTCGTGGTCGAGCGGGTGGTGGACGGCGCGTACGAGGTCGAGGAGCGGATGACGCTGGACGTCCTGGTGCGCACCAACGGCGATGTGGTGCACGAGGACTGGGCGCTCAACGAGGCCTCGGTCGAGAAGGCGTCGCGCGAGCGGATGCTGGAGGTGGTGACCGAGGTGGACGGCCGGCCGGTCTCCAACTTCGGTTGCGACGGCGTGGTGCTCTCCACACCCACCGGCTCGACGGCGTACGCGTTCTCCGGCGGTGGGCCGGTGGTCTGGCCCGAGGTGGAGGCGCTGCTGATGGTGCCGATCAGCGCCCACGCGCTCTTTGCCCGCCCGCTGGTGACCTCGCCGGATTCGGTGCTGGCCGTCGAGGTGCAGCCCAAGACGCCGCACGGGGTGCTCTGGTGCGACGGGCGGCGCTCGTTCGAACTGCCGGCCGGCGCCAGGGTGGAGGTTCGCCGGGGCAAGGTCCCGGTCCGGCTGGCCCGGCTGCACCGGGCGCCGTTCACCGACCGGCTGGTGGCCAAGTTCGCGCTCCCGGTGACGGGCTGGCGCGGGCGCTCCGGCACCTGCTGA
- a CDS encoding PLP-dependent aminotransferase family protein: MADWHSTVTPPALARLLRTARPTEPAGHRPAYRELAGQIRALVAEGRLPVGSRLPAERELALVLSLSRTTIAAAYDTLREQGYLLSRRGSGSWTTLPEGSSPPSDALHPVPPDEQGRVLDLGVAALPAPQPYLGEAAARAVEQLPAYATGHGHYPTGVPVLREAVARRYTERGLPTTPEQILITTGAMGALHLAQRALVGRGDRVAVEAPSYAHTLRSLQLAGARLVPVPQSRPGGPERLPGWDLPQWRRVLRDAAPRVAYVIPDFHNPTGALIAEEQRRELLAAARTAGTVLLVDETMAELDWGTPDQGTGDRGTGEPPRPMAALDRAAQVVTVGSASKLLWGGLRVGWVRAQPALVRRLATDRIYSDVGTPVIDQLIAANLLAERLTEVRTLQLGRLRASAAALAAALREQLPRWRFADPVGGLTLWVDTDGLSGSALAAAGDRTGVRIAAGSRFGVDGAFEGFIRIPLTVPAAAAAEAARRLAATAAAAGSAPWPTETQSQPLAV; this comes from the coding sequence ATGGCCGACTGGCACAGCACCGTCACCCCGCCCGCTCTCGCCCGGCTGCTGCGTACCGCCCGGCCGACCGAGCCCGCCGGGCACCGCCCGGCCTACCGCGAGCTGGCCGGGCAGATCCGGGCGCTGGTCGCCGAGGGACGGCTGCCGGTCGGCAGCCGACTGCCCGCCGAACGCGAACTGGCCCTGGTGCTCTCGCTCAGCCGCACCACCATCGCCGCCGCCTACGACACGCTGCGAGAGCAGGGCTACCTGCTCAGCCGGCGCGGCTCCGGCAGCTGGACCACACTGCCCGAGGGCAGCAGCCCGCCCAGCGACGCGCTGCACCCCGTCCCGCCGGACGAGCAGGGCCGGGTGCTGGACCTGGGCGTCGCCGCGCTGCCCGCGCCGCAGCCCTACCTCGGCGAGGCCGCCGCCCGCGCGGTCGAGCAGCTGCCCGCCTACGCGACCGGCCACGGGCACTACCCGACGGGCGTCCCGGTGCTGCGGGAGGCCGTGGCCCGGCGCTACACCGAGCGCGGACTGCCCACCACCCCCGAGCAGATCCTGATCACCACCGGCGCGATGGGCGCGCTGCACCTGGCCCAGCGGGCGCTGGTGGGCCGCGGCGACCGGGTCGCGGTCGAGGCGCCGAGCTACGCGCACACGCTGCGCTCGCTGCAGCTCGCCGGAGCCCGGCTGGTCCCGGTGCCGCAGAGCCGGCCCGGCGGCCCCGAGCGGCTCCCCGGCTGGGACCTGCCGCAGTGGCGCCGGGTGCTGCGCGACGCGGCGCCACGGGTGGCGTACGTGATCCCCGACTTCCACAACCCGACCGGCGCGCTGATCGCCGAGGAGCAGCGCCGGGAGCTGCTGGCCGCCGCCCGCACGGCGGGCACCGTGCTGCTGGTCGACGAGACGATGGCCGAGCTCGACTGGGGCACTCCCGACCAGGGCACGGGCGACCGGGGCACGGGCGAGCCTCCCCGGCCGATGGCGGCGCTGGACCGGGCGGCGCAGGTGGTGACCGTCGGGTCGGCCAGCAAGCTGCTCTGGGGCGGGCTGCGGGTCGGCTGGGTCCGCGCGCAGCCGGCGCTGGTGCGCCGGCTGGCCACCGACCGGATCTACAGCGATGTCGGCACCCCGGTGATCGACCAGCTGATCGCCGCGAACCTGCTGGCCGAGCGGCTGACGGAGGTGCGCACCCTCCAACTGGGCCGGCTGCGCGCCAGCGCGGCAGCCCTGGCGGCGGCGCTGCGCGAGCAGCTGCCGCGCTGGCGCTTCGCCGACCCGGTCGGCGGGCTGACCCTCTGGGTGGACACCGACGGCCTCTCCGGCAGCGCGCTGGCCGCGGCGGGCGACCGGACCGGGGTACGGATCGCGGCCGGCTCCCGGTTCGGGGTGGACGGCGCGTTCGAGGGCTTCATCCGGATCCCGCTGACCGTGCCGGCCGCAGCCGCCGCCGAGGCCGCGCGACGGCTCGCCGCGACGGCCGCGGCCGCCGGCAGCGCGCCCTGGCCGACCGAGACGCAGTCTCAGCCGCTGGCGGTGTGA
- the recN gene encoding DNA repair protein RecN: MRIRDLGVIDDAVVELAPGFTVVTGETGAGKTMVVTSLGLLLGGRADPALVRAGADRAVVEGRLTLPAGAPAAVRALEAGAELDDGQLLISRTVSAEGRSRAHVGGRSVPVSLLAELGEDLIAVHGQTDQQRLLRPSRQRAALDRYAGEALAEPLARYRAVHRRLREVSTTLAELTTRARERAQEADLLRFGLEEITAAEPVAGEEQELAAEAERLGHADALSSAAALAHAALAGDQEDPDSQDAGTLLGQARRALDGVRGHDERLAALADRLTEVGYLLADVAGDLALYADDLDADPVRLAAVEERRSVVAQLLRKYGSVEGGTAEVIEWADASATRLAELDGDDDRIEELGAEEGALRLELAVLAAEVSAARHAAAGRFAAAVSAELTELAMPHARVTFDLSRLDDPAGLELEGRTVAYGSHGVDEVEVLLAPHPGASARPIAKGASGGELSRVMLAVEVVFAGADPVPTYLFDEVDAGVGGKAAVEIGRRLAKLAQSAQVVVVTHLPQVAAFADRHLVVEKTNDGTVTRSGVKTLNDEQRVRELSRMLAGLEDSELGRAHAEELLAAARAPRQL; this comes from the coding sequence ATGCGGATACGGGATCTTGGCGTCATCGATGACGCGGTGGTGGAGCTGGCGCCCGGCTTCACCGTCGTGACCGGCGAGACCGGTGCGGGCAAGACCATGGTGGTGACCAGCCTTGGTCTGCTGCTCGGCGGCCGCGCTGACCCCGCCCTGGTGCGGGCCGGCGCCGACCGGGCGGTGGTCGAGGGCCGCCTCACGCTGCCCGCGGGCGCCCCGGCGGCGGTCCGGGCGCTGGAGGCCGGCGCCGAACTGGACGACGGCCAGCTGCTGATCAGCCGTACGGTCTCGGCCGAGGGCCGCTCCCGGGCGCACGTCGGCGGCCGCTCGGTGCCGGTCAGCCTGCTCGCCGAGCTCGGCGAGGACCTGATCGCCGTGCACGGCCAGACCGACCAGCAGCGCCTGCTGCGGCCCTCCCGCCAGCGCGCCGCGCTGGACCGCTACGCGGGGGAGGCGCTCGCCGAGCCGCTGGCCCGCTACCGGGCCGTGCACCGCCGGCTGCGCGAGGTCTCGACCACCCTGGCCGAGCTGACCACCCGGGCCCGTGAGCGCGCCCAGGAGGCCGATCTGCTCCGCTTCGGCCTGGAGGAGATCACCGCCGCCGAACCGGTGGCCGGCGAGGAGCAGGAGCTGGCCGCCGAGGCCGAGCGGCTCGGCCACGCGGACGCGCTCTCCTCCGCCGCCGCGCTGGCCCACGCCGCGCTGGCCGGCGACCAGGAGGACCCGGACTCGCAGGACGCCGGCACCCTGCTCGGCCAGGCCCGCCGCGCCCTGGACGGCGTGCGCGGGCATGACGAGCGGCTGGCGGCGCTGGCCGACCGGCTCACCGAGGTGGGCTACCTGCTGGCCGACGTCGCCGGCGACCTCGCGCTCTACGCGGACGACCTGGACGCCGACCCGGTCCGGCTGGCAGCCGTCGAGGAGCGCCGCTCGGTGGTGGCCCAGCTGCTGCGCAAGTACGGATCGGTCGAGGGGGGCACCGCCGAGGTGATCGAGTGGGCGGACGCCTCCGCCACCCGGCTCGCCGAACTCGACGGCGACGACGACCGGATCGAGGAGCTGGGCGCCGAGGAGGGCGCGCTGCGGCTCGAACTGGCCGTGCTGGCCGCCGAGGTCTCCGCCGCCCGGCACGCCGCCGCTGGCCGCTTCGCCGCGGCCGTCTCCGCCGAGCTCACCGAACTGGCCATGCCGCACGCCCGGGTGACCTTCGACCTCTCCCGCCTCGACGACCCGGCCGGCCTGGAGCTGGAGGGCCGCACGGTGGCCTACGGCTCGCACGGCGTGGACGAGGTCGAGGTGCTGCTCGCCCCGCACCCGGGTGCCTCGGCACGGCCGATCGCCAAGGGCGCCTCGGGTGGTGAGCTGTCCCGGGTGATGCTCGCGGTCGAGGTGGTCTTCGCCGGTGCGGACCCGGTCCCGACCTATCTGTTCGACGAGGTGGACGCCGGTGTCGGCGGCAAGGCGGCGGTCGAGATCGGCCGCCGGCTGGCCAAGTTGGCGCAGAGCGCCCAGGTCGTGGTGGTGACCCACCTGCCGCAGGTGGCGGCCTTCGCCGACCGGCACCTGGTGGTGGAGAAGACCAACGACGGCACGGTCACCCGCAGCGGCGTCAAGACGCTCAACGACGAGCAGCGGGTGCGCGAGCTGTCCCGGATGCTGGCCGGCCTGGAGGACTCCGAGCTGGGCCGCGCCCACGCCGAGGAGCTCCTCGCCGCCGCCAGGGCACCGCGGCAGCTTTAG
- a CDS encoding glycosyltransferase family 4 protein, with product MDHSSARGTATGPESGQLHVVLVLSAGSGGIGAHVRSLAQGLTAHGLKVTVCAPADSDALFGFSRTGAVFHPVEITATAGARSDATAIGELRRAFTGAGLVHAHGLRAALLADLALRTAGRLPGLRPETPLVVTSHHALLATGLERRLQRLMERRVARAADLVLGASSDLVARARELGATDARLGPVAAPPFAPGGLGRAAARAELLTGDPDAAQRPLVLAVGRLVPHKGFGHLLDASRELPRDALVLIAGDGPQGPELRARAAAEKLPVVLLGHRTDVPDLLAAADVVVISSRWEARSLVAQEALRAGVPLVATAVGGIPELVGDAAVLVPAGDPAALGRAVRELLADPARRAALAAAGPVQAETWPDEAATVAQVLSTYDELVQRP from the coding sequence GTGGACCATTCCTCCGCCCGGGGCACCGCGACCGGCCCGGAATCGGGCCAACTGCACGTGGTGCTGGTGCTGTCGGCCGGCAGCGGCGGGATCGGCGCGCATGTGCGCTCCCTCGCGCAGGGGCTGACCGCGCACGGCCTCAAGGTGACGGTCTGCGCGCCGGCCGACTCCGACGCGCTGTTCGGCTTCTCGCGTACCGGCGCGGTCTTCCACCCGGTGGAGATCACCGCGACGGCCGGCGCCCGCAGCGACGCCACCGCGATCGGTGAGCTGCGCCGCGCCTTCACCGGCGCCGGGCTGGTGCACGCGCACGGCCTGCGGGCCGCGCTGCTGGCCGACCTCGCGCTGCGTACAGCGGGCCGGCTGCCCGGCCTGCGGCCGGAGACCCCGCTGGTGGTGACCTCCCACCACGCGCTGCTCGCCACCGGCCTGGAGCGCCGGTTGCAGCGCCTGATGGAGCGCCGGGTGGCCCGGGCGGCCGACCTGGTGCTCGGCGCCTCCTCGGACCTGGTGGCCCGGGCCCGTGAGCTGGGAGCCACCGACGCCCGGCTCGGCCCGGTGGCGGCCCCGCCGTTCGCCCCGGGCGGCCTGGGCCGGGCGGCGGCTCGCGCCGAGCTGCTGACCGGCGACCCGGACGCGGCGCAGCGCCCGCTCGTCCTGGCGGTGGGCCGACTCGTGCCGCACAAGGGCTTCGGCCACCTGCTGGACGCCTCCCGCGAGCTGCCCCGGGACGCGCTGGTGCTGATCGCGGGCGACGGGCCGCAGGGCCCCGAGCTGCGCGCGCGGGCCGCCGCCGAGAAGCTGCCGGTGGTGCTGCTCGGCCACCGCACCGATGTGCCCGACCTGCTGGCCGCCGCCGACGTGGTGGTGATCAGCAGCCGCTGGGAGGCCCGTTCGCTGGTCGCCCAGGAGGCGCTGCGGGCCGGCGTGCCGCTGGTGGCGACCGCCGTCGGCGGGATCCCCGAGCTGGTCGGCGACGCCGCGGTGCTGGTGCCCGCCGGCGACCCGGCCGCGCTCGGCCGGGCGGTGCGCGAGCTGCTGGCCGATCCTGCGCGTCGCGCGGCGCTGGCGGCGGCCGGGCCCGTCCAGGCCGAGACCTGGCCGGACGAGGCCGCCACCGTCGCACAGGTGCTCAGCACGTACGACGAGCTGGTGCAGCGCCCGTAG